A stretch of DNA from Phalacrocorax carbo chromosome 16, bPhaCar2.1, whole genome shotgun sequence:
TACTTTATTTTCCCCAGCAATCATCTGTCTTTTAAtaaacttgctttaaaattaaaaaaacctgttattAATAATAAGAGGTGGACCCAAGCTGGGGACACAAACATGCCTCAGTCTTGGCATTGAAGTCTGAGTCCTACTCTGAAAAATGTCTGcaagctctgctccagctgtgtTGTGTACAGTGTGCTGACACCTCATGGCCAAGCAAGTAATTCAGATAAGACACCATTTCCCaggatatatatacacataaattCTCCATATGCTATAAGGCAAGAAATGAGGTTCATTTATCAAGAAGTTTTGTAATTAATAGATCTGAATATACCAAAGATAGGAAAGAAAACCAGTCCAGAAATGCTTCAGATTCTTGAATTACGAACAGATGGGTACACTAGGGTTCGTTATTCATAGCTGTGGTAGTCTGAGCTTCCTTGATACTGAAGGATGGCTCTAATGCACTTATTCAACAGCATGGCCCATATACTGAACCATATGTGGCAAACCTTGGGTCTCAGGACTGGAGAGTCCATGTCTGGGCTGCTTGTTACCCAGCTCTCCCTTCTTCTGTGGGGCTCTCCCAAGGGCAGATCACCTCCTTCGCAGAGTCCTTACAAGCTCGGTGGTGGTTGTCCTCTCCCTCTTCAGAGTCTATGGGGTAGATTCGGCTCTCCAAAGGAGCATCcatttttatttggaagaagCTGTGTTGTGAAATGAAAACCCATCATGCATATGGCACTTTTTGATGTGCTCTCTGAGGCAGCGAACACGCAGCACAGAGTCTGGCTGTTTTTCCACAGAGTTTTCCACTGTtcaaaccccaaaacctaaaGCAAAACTCCTGGGCACAAGCCCCCAGAGgtggaaaatgaaggaaatgtgCACTCCCACCCCTTTGAAGCCACACTGCTGTGTGGCACTGCTCCGGCACAGCCAGAGCACAGAACTAGGTGGGGAAGGAGGCCTCAGATTTGTGCTTTTGAATTTATAATGGGGACTCGTCCACTTgttcagcagcagaggtggctTAAAAGAGGTTGAGGACATGTTACTCTTAGTGAGGGACATGGCCAGGATTTGGTTTCAACAGTAACAGCCTctccaggcaaaaaaaaaaccagttttacACATCCTGCTCTGGAATGACAAATGTCTCATGACTCTCCCTCAAGATTTCTCCTCCCTTGTTACTTCTGGGTCTCCTCTGACTTTCAAACCATTAAACCAAACCTGAACCAATGCTCGGGAACAAACACAAATAGATGAGTGGTTTTCCAAATTCAGGGATTAAAAATAAGATCAGGGGGCTTTACCCCATGAACAGGaggtggaaaagcagcagagaggaactTCCAGCATGGCCTCTGCCTGATTCTCATCATAAAACACATCcaatacagaaaacaagcaCAAGGAGCAAAAGGGAAGAGATGCTTTTAGAGGCCTGGCCATGAtttggggcaggcagcacaaaTACCAGCGGTGGGTTTTAGATGCAGTTGTGGGAAAGGCAACTGTCAGCCGGGCTCACAGCGCTGCACAGCTTCGTGGGGAGGATTCTCACGATATATGGGGTCCCTACCCAGGAGTACCCCAATGTCTCACTGTCTTTGCTGGTGCAAAGACCTCGAGCTCGTCTCCAAAGCCACTAAAATAACTGAATCGGGCAAACAACTTCTGCTAACATACATAGGGCGGCAAGGCCCCACGGCCTGTGAAGCCTCTGGACGTGGGGACAAACGCAAACATATCTTCACGCTGAGCTGGGGCTGTCTCACGCAGGCAGCCgccacctcctccagcctgctccagcacgcAGAGGCCCAGGGACACGGGGCAGGAGGTGACATGGCTGCAGGGGGAGCAGCGGTGCAGGtgcctggtgtccccagggggaGGAGAGGCCACATCCCTGGCTGCGCCATGCCGTACCCCAGCAGCCTCACGGCCCGCTGCTCCCCGCGGCCAGCGGGAAGGCGCAGCGCCGCCATTTTCTTGCCTGATGCGAGGGAGGAGCAGAGTCGGTGCCTGCTCCTGGCAGCCACCACCACACGCGGCCCCACAGcaggcagccatggggctgagATGGCGACAGCTGGCTGGAGTATGAAGCACAAAGCCCACTTCAATGGACTCAGCTGATACTATTTCAACCCCAGGTTAATTACAAACCAAATTGGTCCCAGAAACGAGCCCTTCATGAAGGCGTCCAGGTGCCCACCCTGTGCTTACCTGCTCACCGCCTTGGTGTCCAGCCGGAGCCGCTGCTCCCGCCCGCCCAGCGGCTGCACCTTCCCGTGGGGCATGGCCGGGCACTTGGGCGAGAGCGTGGCAAAGACGGGCGAGGTCCAGCAGCCCCTCTTGAGGAACCGGCCGAAGGACAGGGCGGCCGCACGAGGCTTCCTGCcgctggaggggaaggggccaGGGCTGGCTTCCTCgggctcccgctcccgctcggTGCCTGTGGTGCTGTCTAGGGCCACGCTGATGGGCGAGGGGCAGgcggtgctgtggggcagggccggggggccgggggaggcaggcagcaggctgctgAGGGGCGATGGCAGGGTGCCACTGCCAGCGTAGACAGCCAGGCAAGGGGCCGGGGAGGCGAGGTGGCACggctgtggggaggaaaaggagaggctCAGTCGGGCCTGGAGGGGTGGCAGTCTGGTGGCTGGCCTCTGCAGGTTTTGTCAGGAGGAGAAGCCTTTTCTTCCTACGGAGaagggctgggtgctgcccgTGCTGCCGGGAGAGGCCGGGCTCAGCTGGGAAGCGGCCGACAGCCAAGCCTGGGCCGGTGCCCCCATCTCCTGTACCTCTGattccctccctgcccttccgcagtggcagagcagaggcatCATGATTTGCCCATGGAAAGCAACAGGGTCATTGCTACCGGCCTCAGCGGGTGCTGATGAATCCAGCCCCGCATCCGCTGGGATGCTGTAGGAGACACCAGCTTGTTTCATTCCTTACAACAACTACCTTCATCTCAGAGCAGTCTCCTATCCCCGAGAATGCAATCTTGGTTATAAACAGCATAACCATATCACACCCAAAGCACCAACTGTGGTGGCCAGGAAATAGGACACTGAGCTCCAAACCCTGATGACTGATAATACAAGAAGCCACATCTTGTGCTGAAGCCCCCAGCATCCCTGGCTGGTGCTGTGAAGCCTCCAGCTCAGCTAATTCAGCCCTCAGGACAAGCCTGAGCACAGATTCATCAGCAGAGGACATGCTGCATGCCGGGGTCCCCCCCGCCGTTTCCCAAGGACTCACTCCcagcagaaattaaatgcaGCTCAAGTGTCCAAACAGAAGTGCTGAGAGCAGAGGCACATACAGAAAATGCATGCACGCATGGCAGAGAGATGACACAGTGAAGGATGAGCACAGTGAGACAAGGCAGAGAAGGATGAACTCagtccttttttcattttctacatttatttttattagacaGATGAATGCATGAAAGCAACGGCCAAGAAACGAAACAACATATTGCTCTGATTTCCAATGGAAACAAACAATTTCTTGGCTGGCATAACATGAAGTTCAGTTTGTACCAGGGTGACACTTTGTACCAGGCGACCTTCCTCTTAAGGGACTGAACAGCAAGGGACCAAGGAGCAGTACGTGCTAGCTTATTCAGCCTATAAGCAGAACAGAGCCAGCTTCTGCCTGCAAGTGCAGGACTGGTGTTTCACAAGCACAGTGACTCCAGAGCATGCAGCATTAACCCATGTCAGGGGGACAGCAACACAAAGCtgagatgatgaaaaaaaatcagagaaaggaATGGATAGAGAGAacataaaaagcaaagctgcagaCAAAACAGAAGTAGAATCAGAGGGACTGATTGGAACACACAGATTTGTTATTTACTATTTACACCCTGACTTGATCACCCATGTTACTACATACTGGCCACCCCAACATGCTCAGTGCTCCATGTTATACAAACTCTGAAGAGACTGTAGAGCTCATCACATCCAAGTAGCTTTGGACCAACCCTGCCAAGTTGTTGAGTATCTTTCAGAGCTCTTATGTCAAGGTAGGCTGATGGTGCTCAGCACCCAACGCAAAAGACCCTTGTGGTtttaagcagaatttaaaaaaaaaaaaaaataattataatctGAGCCTGTTCACCCTTACAGCATTGCAAACTTTGCCATTGCTTCCACTGGGAATAAGAGCAGAGGCTTAGCAAGCAGACCTTGCCATCAGAGCAAAAGACTCATGCAACTTGGTTTCAATTCCTCTAAGGAGGTTTATCACCGTTAGGTTAACAGAGGTCATGAAAATCTTCCTAGCTCAGCTGCAGAGCGAAGGAGACTAGTTCTGCACTGATACCAGATCAGAGCACGTAGCCCTGATTCTGCCTCTGATAACACATGCAGGGAGGGCAAGAATCGCTGTTCAAAGCTGTTTGGGACACCGCCCTCGCCTGACAATCTCCCTGTTTGCGAGGGGTCAGTCTGCATGCTCCCTGGTACCTGAGGGTCCCACTCACATCCAGCTTTCTCTATCTCCCATTTCCTGTGAAATCATACCAGTAGTAAAACCAGATGAACAACATGAGCCAGACTGAAGAAGCATCCCAGACCTCAGtccttccctcccagtccctctgcttcccctaaattctaacaaacaaggaagctTTTCTGCCCCCTCAATTCCCTTTACTGGGTTTTCAGGAATCTTCCTACTTATAATCATTGGCCTGGTCCAGACACACCAGGATCTCCCAGCAAAGCCTGGAATCTCCCCCAGCTCTTCAGCACTAACATAGTTGTTTAGATTGCCTCATTCTAAACAGCAAAAGAGacagagcaaatgaaaaaaacactaCTTAAAGTTGAAGTCAGCTCTTAACATCTCTGCTTTGGTTCTTCCTTGCCTCTGGACTACAAGCCAGTGACAACTGGAACTACCTCCcgttaggttttttgtttgttttgttttaacaaaagaagatagaagagcaggaaaaagacaagacaagagGTAGGAAGGATTTgataaaagaaacacaaagccaTGGCTGCATCTCTCAAGTCCTCCTGCAGGATCTTGTGAGAGACAGCTCTCTACACCAACACACCTAGCTCGTTGTGCGGGGGAGTCACGGGGGAGAGCAGAGCTTCCTGCTGATCATCTCCAACATGCCAGGGGGCACTTGGGAGTGTCATTAAAATTCAAAGGATCACCCAAGCCTTCAGAAATGCTCATCCTACTGTTTTAACAAGCCTACCCGGCTCTTCTGCCTGTGACTCCATTGCACTGACTAGGAGGCGCAGGATACTTGAAGTGAGGGGTGCACTCCTTTCAGGGGGTGCCCGGGATGCACCCCCTGGGAGGGTGCACATCCTCCTGAGAGGATGGACGCCAGCACGGACGCGCTCTGAGGCGGGCCACCTTGCTGTACTCCCTGCAGGGCTATCCGCCTCTGTTCAGAGGCAGGCTGATTTGAACCCAAAGGATTGGGATGGCAGAGCTTTACTCTGCCTtgtgccatcccacctcctggagaagcaggaggcagggagaggcagccAGGCTGCCCAGCCTCCATGGGGCTCAGCGCAGCCAGAAGGCATCCCCCCACTGAGGTatgcggggagggagctggggcccTGCACCCCGAGTCTGGCACAGCCAGCAGCCTGGCTCCGGCAGCACCCCCATGCCTGACACGCCTGGTAAGTGACATCTGCTCCCGAAGACATGGCAATGTGCAGGAAGCAGGCTGCTGACAGAGCCGGCCTGGGAAACCTAAAGCAGCACTGACACCTTCAGGAAGGGGAGACGAAGCTCAACACCAGCCTCGGCTTGTCTTTTCCCTGCGCTGTGCCCTGCGGGGCTCAGAGCCTACTTGGGAGGTTCCTTCTGGAGCTGGCTCCTGCGATCCAGCTTGCTCATGACCTGCGTGATGTCCACAGCCGTGGCGGCTTCTTTGGCTTtggcctcttcctcctgctgcctcaggatgacggggctggggctggaacGGAGGTGACGGCGTCCGAATGAGAAAGTGGAGCTGGGCAGAGAGtgagagaaagcagcagggtATTACTGAAAAGTAGAAGGGCACCAAAAAACTCACCCCTGGTAAGCAAACTTACCAGGCGGGCAAGCTCAGACACAGAGACGGATGTGCCACTGTCACCCGCACAACAATAAGGAAGCACAAATGCAGACGAGGTGGTTTAAAGCAGGACTTGGTGACTCAGTGTCACCCATCAGCTACAGAACTGCTAAAAGCATAAAGGCAGTCCTGTTCCTGATCCTCATGAGGGATTCCAGGGCCAGGAGATGACCAGTACATTACTGCTTTTCTTGTAAGCATTTGCACATAACTAACATTCAATGTGAACCCAAACAACTACCATCAGTGGAATTTTTAAGTGTCCTCAGTAAGATCAAGATAGGGACCAGTTTGGGTGTTTCTGGTGTCTGTGGTACCCCAAAAACCACTCGCTAGCTGCTTCAGCAAGGCCGTTACCAGCAGCAGTGGAAACAAGTGTTAAGCCACCTCTGGATGAGGTacgtgcttacgcaggatgcGGAGTATTATGCCTCCAGATCAGGCACTGACAAACACGAAGGTAGTCACCAGTGGTCAACCAGGATCTGCCAGCGACCTTGTGATGTGTGGCTCAGGGAAAAACTAACCAAACCCTAGGCAAATCAGCAGGAGGGTTTTTTCCACTGGCTTGAAATGGGCTTTAGATAAAATGATATCGTGAAAGTCCATGATTCCTCTTTCTTGCTTGCTAGGTTGATGAGTGGAAGAGGAACAGAGAACGAAGCACAAAACCCAGTCTAGCTCTGACACTGCATGCTCAGCTTTAAGAAGTAACTGCAGTTCAAATGGCCTAAATTTGCTACACAACCTTCATCTTGGTCTGGAAAAAGCCATTTCAATCCTCCTCCTTCTAAGGCCATCTACCTTGTGCCAGCAGTCACTCACAGGCAAGATGCTGTTTGCTCCCATGTGGCTGCCTGTCACCTTCACTTTGCAGGGGTAAGTGGCTTCGTccaggcagagctgagcagaaCCCATGGAGGACCCTGCAGTGGCTCTGTGTCATCTCTGGCAGACAATGTTTTGTGGGTGGGAGTTTTCCCATGCCCAGTACACAGTGATCTCTTCTTCCACGAAAGGAGCCACGATTAATTCATCACAGCCTTTCTGAACAGAGGCAACAGACAAGGCAGCCAAGCAATCATCAGGTCAATTCTGACTGCACACAAGCCACTTCCAAAGGGCTCACAAATAAACAGTAATATCAGTCTCAAAGCGAGGCATCTTCTTAgtgaaaagaatttttttaattaagcaaaCATCTAAATCATAGTAATTTTGCTGCAACTCAGGCTTTTTCTACCCTTGCTACAACAAGAAAGACAAAACCCACAATTACATCCAGTTTCACTTGCCTTTTTTTGACAGCCTCTTGTGGCACAACAGCCTTGGCCAGCATTTCCTTGTATATTGGAGACTTTAAATAGCGGCCATAGGAGTCCtactaggagaaaaaaagagaagctggtAGTTATGGGCTGCAAACACCCTTATTAAAATCACCACCAAACACAGCTGTTCAGGAGCCAGGGAGGCTGGGAACTGGGTAATCTCCCCCAGCAGCCCAAGGGACTTTAGCTACATTTGCCTGAAAGATGCATTTAAACCAATACCCTTTCATCTTGGTATAAAATTCCCAGGATTTTCCATCTCACAATAAAGCTTCCCAGGTAAGATCCAGACCAAAAGGTCTGAACTGAGCTTAGCCCAGGCCAGTGGTGCCTCACAGTCATTGCAGGGTGAAGTGCTCACGTTTCAGGAGCCGAACATTTCAGCAACTGGTGAAAATCAGTATagttctgctgctttcagtgtCAATGTGCATTAGCTGCTGCTCTGGTCCATAATGCTCCTTCCTTCCACATGAATTTTGTATTGCTCATGAGGAGGAGTCACCATGATCTAATGAAAGCCATGGTCCCTATCTTGATCTGTCTATATGCTGACATTGGCCCACAGTCTGCTGCATCAGTCAGACCTAAAAAAGGGTGTCCATCAACATAACTGCAGAAAAATGGGTGAAAAGGCTCAGTAACTTGAGAAGGGCCGTGTCTGGTTATGCTTTTGGTACAAAATTCACGGAGTTCTATCACAATTCCTATTCCCTTTCCCATCCACTGCCGAAATCCAGTTGGATACAAGCATCCCACCATAGGGATACCTGATGTGGCACACAAAGGGGTACTAACTGAGTGAAGTTAAAGAATTTGCTCAAGCTTTGAATGAGCTGGTGACCAAGCTGGTATTAAAGCAGGACTTCCAGCAGACACCTGATCTCTACCACCCTGGGGACATGCTGCCTTagagggaagaagcagcagcaaaatacaAGGGCCTCAACCAGTGCTTGCTGAAGTCAGCAAATCTGAGGGATTTTCAAACAGAGGCCACTTGAAAGTGACAGCTGATAGCACACAAAAGCATGGAAAGGCCCAGAGGACTGGAATTCCCCTAAGGCTTTGTAAACAAATAACAAACCTTTTTCATCAGCATGTAAATGTGGGTCTGAGCAGCATCTAAAACATAACGATGAGGGTGCTTGAGGCCTTTAACTGTGATGCCCATTGTTGTGCCATCAATGTTAATCCAGCGCCTTGCCCCTGGAGCCAGGAACAGCCTGCAAGGAGGAGGAATCAACAGTGCCATTAACAGCTGGAGAACTCCTGGAGATTCCTGTCTATGCATGAAAGGAAAAGTCCCTTCAGCTCCCCACAACAATTTGCTGTCCTGATCTTGGGTCAGTCAATCTCCTCTTCAACAGTATGACATGCCCTCTTACACTGTTAACACACAATATAAACCAAATTTTACCCCACTGGAAGCAAAAAAGGTCTTCACTTTCCTCGTGACAGCCCCAAGATCTTTGCTATTCTATTTACATTACACACTAAGACCTATATGTAATAcaggagaacagaaaggaaaagtaacTATATAACAAAACAATACTTATGCTTTCATCTTCAAAAGTTTCTTTCCTACATGGGGACATAGGACAGCCACATCTGATGACAGCTTACAAAGGAAAGTCTTAGGAATAAATCATTTGGAGAATGACAATATGTGGAAGAAGGTGATAGGGCTCACGTACAAAGAGTTTAAGAACGTAAAATTATCACACTCACTTGtaaatttcttctgctttttctttgacCTTGGATTGGTCTCCATACTTGAGGTCCTCACAGGCTTCCCAGAAACTCAGATTCTCTCCTGTGTAACAACGACACAGTCAGCAGAGAGCGAGACTGAGGAAAACACAGTCCCATTTATGAACTCCTAACATGAATTTGTTTGACTCGATATGTGCTGGCCCCAATTCAGTCTCTCCAATTTTTACAGCCACTTTGAAAATCCCCTTGGGactgaaggaggaaaacagctttcccctgccctctgctcagGGACAAACGACACCTGTAAGAGCTTGTGAATCCGGCTAGTTTCAGCTTGCCTGGGAGCAGTGCCCCTGCACAGGGAGTGCCCTGGGCTGTACTTTGTGTCCTGTGCCACTAGATGGTATTGCACGCACTGGCTGCACAGCCATTGCCTCCAAAGTCACTTCTACCGCCTTTACTTTGCAACTTTATCATTGTCTCAGCTCACAGCACCTACTGCAAAGCCGCGGATTTCCACCACTGCTCTGTCTCGGCTGTGTAGTGGCCTGCTGTGTGGCCTGGGCATGGACAAAGAGACAGAGACACAGCAGACCCACCGCTGAACTCCTTCTTcaggaagagctggaagttCTGCCGACCTTTCGGGTCTCGTATCAGCTCACTGAAATTGAAGGCCCATCGCTCCACTCGCATTCTGGTGGGGATTTCCACCCTGCACAGGTTGAAAACAAAGCACTGCCAGTTTTATGTGGCCCATCTAATTGGCAgattaattaaaaccaaaatgccCTTTGCTGGAATGCCAAGAGACTTCTCAGTGCTCTCGGTTTTCCAGAATGCTGTAATGAGCTCCTGAAGTCAGCCCACTAAGTAAGCCATAATTAAACAACTTGGTACACAGTGGGATGAGGGTTTATCTCAGATTTATGCTGCTCTCACAATGACAGCCCAGCTTTGCCAGACGTTTGATTCAATCCCTTTCTGGAGGAGGCAATGGTTGTTGCCGAAAGCTTTGCTTCTCATAAAGGCATTCTGTGAAGGTATCCTTTGGGATATGTCTAATGGGATATTATCAGTCTAACAGGATTGCTGGTCTCAGATGAGAACCAATAGCATGTTGTATGCTTCAAGCCCAGAGATGCCGCTGTATAATTAGGAAATACTCACTGAATGGAAAACCAAGGGAGACTCAGAGAAGGGACGGACCACCAGTATGTGCCTCCAACCCAAACTCTCTCCTAAGAAAGCAGCCCAAGGTGTGTGCAAAGA
This window harbors:
- the RGS9 gene encoding regulator of G-protein signaling 9, whose translation is MTVTRLDQGQRHRPRMAFLKKIEALMMEMQNPDTGIKTQMQRVMITNIPHAVAGNDILQWILQRLQITEEEALHLGDLFVKYGYIYPLQEPKNLTLKTDGSLYRFQTPYFWPAQSWPADDTDYAIYLAKKNIKRKGILEEYEKEHYNMLNQKINYKWDFVIMQAKEQYKAGKERKKADRYALDCQERAYWLVNRTPPGMLDVLEYGLDRVTDPNENKKKTMDVYRREIMYYQQAIMKSRVKSSVSLGGLVKYSEQFLSNDPILSGCLPSNPWITDDPEFWDLNAKLVEIPTRMRVERWAFNFSELIRDPKGRQNFQLFLKKEFSGENLSFWEACEDLKYGDQSKVKEKAEEIYKLFLAPGARRWINIDGTTMGITVKGLKHPHRYVLDAAQTHIYMLMKKDSYGRYLKSPIYKEMLAKAVVPQEAVKKSSTFSFGRRHLRSSPSPVILRQQEEEAKAKEAATAVDITQPCHLASPAPCLAVYAGSGTLPSPLSSLLPASPGPPALPHSTACPSPISVALDSTTGTEREREPEEASPGPFPSSGRKPRAAALSFGRFLKRGCWTSPVFATLSPKCPAMPHGKVQPLGGREQRLRLDTKAVSSFFQIKMDAPLESRIYPIDSEEGEDNHHRACKDSAKEVICPWESPTEEGRAG